One Ricinus communis isolate WT05 ecotype wild-type chromosome 1, ASM1957865v1, whole genome shotgun sequence DNA window includes the following coding sequences:
- the LOC8281824 gene encoding agamous-like MADS-box protein AGL30 isoform X3, giving the protein MMGRVKLKIKKLENTNGRQATYGKRKHGIIKKAKELSILCDIDIILLMFSPTGKPSICKGKRSIEEVIAKFAQLTPQERAKRKLESLEALKKTFKKLDHDVNIPEFLGTSSQTIEELTNQLRLLQSHLSEAHKRLSYWTCPDKINSIDHLGQLENSLRESLNQIQAHKEYIEKQQLMSLECNSQFQNGMHLPFRMGAEQQLPPMQWIPNNDSQQIVLPEDPNLLPRRDVECSASSSFGSYSGYFGTGKSSELSNSSQENGLNGILNELNGTASLRLQLAGQYPYLPYNLNMLNDTKFQPAADMNIQESPVDFHVNGSFEVPKPGYDTTPGSWASSSGPCAVTMFDEQLYSRPH; this is encoded by the exons AT GATGGGTAGGGTTAAGCTAAAGATCAAGAAATTGGAGAACACAAATGGCCGTCAAGCGACCTATGGTAAAAGGAAACATGGCATCATAAAGAAGGCTAAGGAGTTATCGATTTTATGTGACATAGACATTATCCTTCTAATGTTCTCACCAACTGGCAAGCCTtcaatatgcaaaggaaagcGGAG CATTGAAGAAGTCATTGCAAAATTTGCTCAGTTAACACCTCAAGAAAGGGCAAAAAG GAAATTAGAAAGCCTTGAA GCACTCAAAAAGACCTTTAAGAAGTTGGACCATGATGTTAACATCCCTGAATTTCTGGGCACAAG ttcTCAAACAATAGAG GAGCTTACAAACCAATTGAGGTTATTACAGAGTCACCTTTCTGAAGCGCATAAAAGACTGAG CTATTGGACATGTCCGGATAAAATTAACAGCATAGACCATCTTGGGCAGTTAGAAAATTCACTCAGGGAATCACTTAATCAAATTCAAGCTCATAAG gaatatatagaaaaacagCAACTTATGTCGCTAGAATGCAATAGTCAG TTCCAGAATGGGATGCATTTACCTTTCAGAATGGGTGCTGAACAGCAGCTTCCACCTATGCAATGGATCCCTAATAATGACAGTCAACAGATTGTGTTACCAGAGGATCCAAATCTACTTCCTCGTAG gGATGTCGAGTGTTCTGCAAGTTCCTCCTTCGGGAGTTATTCTGGTTACTTTGGCACAGGAAAAAGTTCAGAGCTATCTAATTCCAGTCAAGAAAATGGTTTGAATGGTATCCTTAACGAGTTAAATGGGACTGCATCATTGAGACTTCAGCTGGCTGGTCAGTATCCTTACTTGCCATACAATCTGAATATGTTGAATGATACAAAATTCCAGCCGGCAGCAGATATGAACATACAAGAAAGCCCTGTGGATTTTCACGTTAATGGAAGTTTTGAAGTTCCCAAACCTGGATATGATACCACTCCTGGTAGCTGGGCTTCTTCATCAGGACCATGTGCCGTTACTATGTTTGATGAGCAGTTGTATTCCCGG
- the LOC8281824 gene encoding agamous-like MADS-box protein AGL30 isoform X1, with protein sequence MMGRVKLKIKKLENTNGRQATYGKRKHGIIKKAKELSILCDIDIILLMFSPTGKPSICKGKRSIEEVIAKFAQLTPQERAKRKLESLEALKKTFKKLDHDVNIPEFLGTSSQTIEELTNQLRLLQSHLSEAHKRLSYWTCPDKINSIDHLGQLENSLRESLNQIQAHKEYIEKQQLMSLECNSQFQNGMHLPFRMGAEQQLPPMQWIPNNDSQQIVLPEDPNLLPRRDVECSASSSFGSYSGYFGTGKSSELSNSSQENGLNGILNELNGTASLRLQLAGQYPYLPYNLNMLNDTKFQPAADMNIQESPVDFHVNGSFEVPKPGYDTTPGSWASSSGPCAVTMFDEQLYSRQPH encoded by the exons AT GATGGGTAGGGTTAAGCTAAAGATCAAGAAATTGGAGAACACAAATGGCCGTCAAGCGACCTATGGTAAAAGGAAACATGGCATCATAAAGAAGGCTAAGGAGTTATCGATTTTATGTGACATAGACATTATCCTTCTAATGTTCTCACCAACTGGCAAGCCTtcaatatgcaaaggaaagcGGAG CATTGAAGAAGTCATTGCAAAATTTGCTCAGTTAACACCTCAAGAAAGGGCAAAAAG GAAATTAGAAAGCCTTGAA GCACTCAAAAAGACCTTTAAGAAGTTGGACCATGATGTTAACATCCCTGAATTTCTGGGCACAAG ttcTCAAACAATAGAG GAGCTTACAAACCAATTGAGGTTATTACAGAGTCACCTTTCTGAAGCGCATAAAAGACTGAG CTATTGGACATGTCCGGATAAAATTAACAGCATAGACCATCTTGGGCAGTTAGAAAATTCACTCAGGGAATCACTTAATCAAATTCAAGCTCATAAG gaatatatagaaaaacagCAACTTATGTCGCTAGAATGCAATAGTCAG TTCCAGAATGGGATGCATTTACCTTTCAGAATGGGTGCTGAACAGCAGCTTCCACCTATGCAATGGATCCCTAATAATGACAGTCAACAGATTGTGTTACCAGAGGATCCAAATCTACTTCCTCGTAG gGATGTCGAGTGTTCTGCAAGTTCCTCCTTCGGGAGTTATTCTGGTTACTTTGGCACAGGAAAAAGTTCAGAGCTATCTAATTCCAGTCAAGAAAATGGTTTGAATGGTATCCTTAACGAGTTAAATGGGACTGCATCATTGAGACTTCAGCTGGCTGGTCAGTATCCTTACTTGCCATACAATCTGAATATGTTGAATGATACAAAATTCCAGCCGGCAGCAGATATGAACATACAAGAAAGCCCTGTGGATTTTCACGTTAATGGAAGTTTTGAAGTTCCCAAACCTGGATATGATACCACTCCTGGTAGCTGGGCTTCTTCATCAGGACCATGTGCCGTTACTATGTTTGATGAGCAGTTGTATTCCCGG
- the LOC8281824 gene encoding agamous-like MADS-box protein AGL30 isoform X2: MGRVKLKIKKLENTNGRQATYGKRKHGIIKKAKELSILCDIDIILLMFSPTGKPSICKGKRSIEEVIAKFAQLTPQERAKRKLESLEALKKTFKKLDHDVNIPEFLGTSSQTIEELTNQLRLLQSHLSEAHKRLSYWTCPDKINSIDHLGQLENSLRESLNQIQAHKEYIEKQQLMSLECNSQFQNGMHLPFRMGAEQQLPPMQWIPNNDSQQIVLPEDPNLLPRRDVECSASSSFGSYSGYFGTGKSSELSNSSQENGLNGILNELNGTASLRLQLAGQYPYLPYNLNMLNDTKFQPAADMNIQESPVDFHVNGSFEVPKPGYDTTPGSWASSSGPCAVTMFDEQLYSRQPH, from the exons ATGGGTAGGGTTAAGCTAAAGATCAAGAAATTGGAGAACACAAATGGCCGTCAAGCGACCTATGGTAAAAGGAAACATGGCATCATAAAGAAGGCTAAGGAGTTATCGATTTTATGTGACATAGACATTATCCTTCTAATGTTCTCACCAACTGGCAAGCCTtcaatatgcaaaggaaagcGGAG CATTGAAGAAGTCATTGCAAAATTTGCTCAGTTAACACCTCAAGAAAGGGCAAAAAG GAAATTAGAAAGCCTTGAA GCACTCAAAAAGACCTTTAAGAAGTTGGACCATGATGTTAACATCCCTGAATTTCTGGGCACAAG ttcTCAAACAATAGAG GAGCTTACAAACCAATTGAGGTTATTACAGAGTCACCTTTCTGAAGCGCATAAAAGACTGAG CTATTGGACATGTCCGGATAAAATTAACAGCATAGACCATCTTGGGCAGTTAGAAAATTCACTCAGGGAATCACTTAATCAAATTCAAGCTCATAAG gaatatatagaaaaacagCAACTTATGTCGCTAGAATGCAATAGTCAG TTCCAGAATGGGATGCATTTACCTTTCAGAATGGGTGCTGAACAGCAGCTTCCACCTATGCAATGGATCCCTAATAATGACAGTCAACAGATTGTGTTACCAGAGGATCCAAATCTACTTCCTCGTAG gGATGTCGAGTGTTCTGCAAGTTCCTCCTTCGGGAGTTATTCTGGTTACTTTGGCACAGGAAAAAGTTCAGAGCTATCTAATTCCAGTCAAGAAAATGGTTTGAATGGTATCCTTAACGAGTTAAATGGGACTGCATCATTGAGACTTCAGCTGGCTGGTCAGTATCCTTACTTGCCATACAATCTGAATATGTTGAATGATACAAAATTCCAGCCGGCAGCAGATATGAACATACAAGAAAGCCCTGTGGATTTTCACGTTAATGGAAGTTTTGAAGTTCCCAAACCTGGATATGATACCACTCCTGGTAGCTGGGCTTCTTCATCAGGACCATGTGCCGTTACTATGTTTGATGAGCAGTTGTATTCCCGG
- the LOC8281823 gene encoding transcription termination factor MTEF1, chloroplastic, giving the protein MHKATLTYFPPLSLLPPPRLPPKPLKSVLKTTDSGLLFHDKLHYLKSLKINTQKALTQNPDLRSTPLSTLRSVEHSLTSMGLRRAEIGRILDMHPILLTSDPHISLYPIFDFLIHEVKIPFPDISKSISRCPRLLVSSVDNQLRPALYFLRNYLGFVGPFDINSQTTMLLVYNVETTLMGKIEFLLGLGFRFYDVKNMVVRSPGILTFSVENNLVPKADYFLKDMNGDLEELKRFPQYFSFSLERKIKPRHRMLADCGIQLPLWKILKVSDGEFNARLLEMRLAMAGEET; this is encoded by the coding sequence atgCACAAAGCAACTCTAACTTACTTCCCTCCTTTGTCTCTCCTGCCTCCTCCAAGACTCCCCCCAAAACCCCTAAAATCCGTTCTGAAAACCACAGACAGCGGCCTTCTCTTCCACGACAAACTCCACTACCTCAAATCCCTCAAAATCAACACCCAAAAAGCCCTAACCCAAAACCCTGATCTCCGATCCACCCCTCTCTCCACCCTCCGCTCCGTCGAGCACTCCCTCACCTCAATGGGTCTTCGCCGCGCCGAAATCGGCCGAATTCTCGATATGCACCCAATACTTCTCACCTCAGACCCACATATTTCTCTCTACCCAATCTTTGATTTCCTTATCCATGAAGTCAAAATCCCCTTTCCTGATATCTCTAAATCAATTTCTCGCTGTCCTAGATTGTTAGTTTCTAGTGTAGATAATCAATTAAGACCtgcactttattttcttcGTAATTATCTTGGCTTCGTAGGTCCCTTTGATATTAATTCTCAAACAACAATGTTGTTAGTATATAATGTTGAGACTACTTTAATGGGTAAGATTGAGTTTTTGTTGGGTTTAGGATTTAGGTTTTATGATGTTAAAAATATGGTTGTTAGATCACCTGGGATTTTGACTTTTAGTGTTGAGAATAATTTGGTGCCTAAAGCTGATTACTTCTTAAAGGACATGAATGGGGACCTGGAGGAATTGAAGAGGTTCCCGCAGTATTTTTCGTTTAGTTTGGAGCGTAAGATTAAGCCTAGACATAGAATGTTGGCTGACTGTGGAATTCAGCTTCCTTTGTGGAAAATATTGAAGGTCAGTGATGGTGAATTCAATGCTAGATTGCTTGAAATGCGGTTAGCAATGGCTGGGGAGGAGACTTAG